From Symphalangus syndactylus isolate Jambi chromosome X, NHGRI_mSymSyn1-v2.1_pri, whole genome shotgun sequence, the proteins below share one genomic window:
- the MAGEA4 gene encoding melanoma-associated antigen 4 — MSFEQKSQHCKPEEGVEAQGEALGLVGAQAPTAEEQGAAVSSSSLVPGTLEEVPVAESTGPPQSPQGASALPTTISFTCWRQPNEGSSSQEEEGLSTSPDVESLFREALSKKVDELVHFLLLKYRAKEPVTKAEMLERVIKNYKCCFPVIFGKASESLKMIFGIDVKEVDPTSNTYTLVTCLGLSYDGLLGNKIFPKTGLLIIVLGTIAMEGDSASEEEIWEELSVMDVYDGREHSVYGEPRKLLTQDWVQENYLEYRQVPGSDPARYEFLWGPRALAETSYVKVLEHVVRVNARVRISYPSLHEAALLEEEEGV; from the coding sequence ATGTCTTTTGAGCAGAAGAGTCAGCACTGCAAGCCTGAGGAAGGCGTTGAGGCCCAAGGAGAGGCCCTGGGCCTGGTGGGTGCGCAGGCTCCTACTGCTGAGGAGCAGGGGGCTgctgtctcctcctcctctctggtCCCTGGCACCCTGGAGGAAGTGCCTGTTGCTGAGTCAACAGGTCCTCCCCAGAGTCCTCAGGGAGCCTCTGCCTTACCCACTACCATCAGCTTCACTTGCTGGAGGCAACCCAATGAGGGTTCCAGCAGCCAAGAAGAGGAGGGGCTGAGCACCTCGCCTGACGTGGAGTCCTTGTTCCGAGAAGCACTCAGTAAGAAGGTGGATGAGTTGGTTCATTTTCTGCTCCTCAAATATCGAGCCAAGGAGCCGGTCACAAAGGCAGAAATGCTGGAGAGAGTCATCAAAAATTACAAGTGCTGCTTTCCTGTGATCTTCGGCAAAGCCTCCGAGTCCCTGAAGATGATCTTTGGCATTGACGTGAAGGAAGTCGACCCCACCAGCAACACCTACACCCTTGTCACCTGCCTGGGCCTTTCCTACGATGGCCTGCTGGGTAATAAGATCTTTCCCAAGACAGGCCTCCTGATAATCGTCCTGGGCACAATCGCAATGGAGGGCGATTCTGCCTCTGAGGAGGAAATCTGGGAGGAGCTGAGTGTGATGGATGTGTATGATGGGAGGGAGCACAGTGTCTATGGGGAGCCCAGGAAGCTGCTCACCCAAGATTGGGTGCAGGAAAACTACCTGGAGTACCGGCAGGTGCCCGGCAGTGATCCTGCGCGCTATGAGTTCCTGTGGGGTCCGAGGGCTCTGGCTGAAACCAGCTATGTGAAAGTCCTGGAGCATGTGGTCAGGGTCAATGCAAGAGTTCGCATTTCCTACCCATCCCTGCATGAAGCAGCTTTgttagaggaggaagagggagtctGA